DNA sequence from the Malus sylvestris chromosome 10, drMalSylv7.2, whole genome shotgun sequence genome:
TTATCTAAGATCTAACGGCTAGGAAATGCGATAAATAAAATATTCCGGGTCAGGCAAGCGTCTGTGACGCACCCATCCGTCACAGACATCCAAATCTCCCTCTATTTCCACTCCCAGACATTCCTCAACGTCTGCAACTCCAACTCGATATCGGACTCCACGCCAATCCATCAGCAAACTAATAATATTTTTAGTCGGAAAAATCCTTGGCGTTGAATCCGATACACCAAAAGCTGACCCCTTCACAACTTTTTGTTGCTGAGAGCATAGTTCGTAACGGCGTCTGATAATGGCGTCACTCCACCCCTCTGAGTTGGACTCCGCCGCCACCGACTCGGTCGCGTCGACCCCGCGCTCGGACCACCCGTCCCACGATCTCAACTCACGTGTACGGTTCATGTGCAGCTTCGGCGGCAAGATCCTGCCGCGCCCGCACGACAATCAGCTTCGCTATGTGGGCGGCGATACCCGAATTGTCGCCGTTCATCGCACCACCTCTTTCTCCGCTCTTCTTTCGAAGCTCTCCAAACTCTCAGGCAAGTAAACTCGTCCAAACGACGACGTATCATCGCAATTCAGTtgcttaattaatttaattaattgctGGTGATGATTGTGTGCGGCAGGGTTGAGTAACGTAACGGTGAAGTACCAGCTGCCGAACGAGGACCTGGACTCGTTGATTTCGGTCACCACGGACGAGGACGTTGACAACATGATGGAGGAGTACGACCGCATCGCACagaatcaaaacccaaaatcgGCGCGGCTCCGCCTCTTTCTCTTCCCCAAAGGCGGCGACGACTCGATTAACTCGCGATCCTCCAGCATCAGCTCGCTCCTCGACGGCTCCGCCAAGCGCGAGCACTGGTTCCTCGACGCGCTCAACAGTGGTGCGTCGAATTCCGCTATGCTCGAGCGGGGCCGCTCCGAAGCTTCTTCGATCGTCTCCGAAGTGCCTGACTACTTATTCGGGTTGGACAACTCCGACGACACTCACTCTCGGTGCGGCGATTTCAAACCGAAGGCTCGACCCGTATTGAACGACAACGTGTCGGTTTCGGATCCGGGTTCACCTGCCCCGATCACTTCCTCGCCGTTCTGCTCGACGTCGTCTGTGCCATCCGTCCCGTCGATGCCGAGTCTTCCACCTGTGAAGACCCGACCCGATTCCAATAAAGTCATGGAGACGAAAGAGAATCAATCGGAGGTGTTTACCGAGACGGTTGAGTTGCCCGTGTCGCAAGCAACTGGGTTCGCAGGCAACCCTGGGGTGCAGTATATGCCGGATCCTAATTACCAGGGTCATATGGTCCGGTCATTACCCGTCTATTATTATCCGGGTCAGGTTCCACCCACAAACGTACAGGTCCAACCTGTTCCGATTCGGAGTCAGTATGTTCATCAGCAATACCACCAGGTAGCGAGTCAGATTCCAGTCGGGTACCATAACCCAATACCGGGTATGGGTCAAGTATATGGTGGCGGGTTGAGGCCAGTGGTGGCGATGGACCCGTATGACGTGTCAGCTCGGGTGGTTTCCGATGGAGGGAGCCAGCAACAGCAGCTGCAGCAGCAGGTGTACTATGGAGTGAGGAATGGTGCGGTGCTTTCGCCGTATAATCCAGGTATGGTGGTGCAATCGGGGGAGGAATGGCAAGGACCCGGACCCGATAAGAATACGGGTCGGGCTCCGAATTCATCATCTTGACCAACGCATGAATGAAACAAACATCTAGTTACTGTGATTTGgattgttatttattttataattttgtgaTTGCTTGATGATTGGTTGATGAGTGAGTGATGATCCAAACTGTAATTAGCATTTTGAACTTGGTATTGTGATGAAATTATGAAGGGTTGTTATTaccttgttttgattttcatgGGATAAATGGTGTATATGGAAAAGTGAAAACTTTTGCTTTCAAAGGCTTTCCCTTTATCTTTTGTGAATATAAAAGTTGTTTTTTTCTTAAACAAAACAATTCTAATAAAGTTGTTTGTAAAGTTGTTTGTAAAGTTGTTTGTAAAGTTGTTGAGTTTAAATTCTATATTGATatgaattggaattggaattgaAATCGGTATGAAAAAAGAAGATGGAAATGAACTGGTTCAGCTCTTGCATGACATCGTGGATTCGAACATCTATCGATAGATAATTTAccatttaatctaacaaaatctatcgtttgtaCTTACAACGAGTAGGATTATCTCCATTTCCACTTTCCTCCCCTCCATtcccctcctctctctccttcttttttttctttctctctacagAGAATGCAACACAAGATTCTTTCGTGGACTTAATTGCGAGCGTTCAAATGGAGAGATAGGGAAACGCGAGAGGAGGAGAGAGTCCAAATTCTATTTACAGAGAGAATTTGACTGCAAATGTAATATCACGTTTTAGTCTTACCATTGTGATAGTGATTTcgttctctcattttttttattcatgcaCTATTATTCTAGTTTCTATATATTGATTCTATTTTGATATATTCAATCTTACGACTAAAttttaaaagagaaaaataatgctagaagagagaaatgagagtttGAAACCGGGCTCACTTTTGATAGTATCTCCTCCGTGTGGCAAGCTCGTTTTAGGACATTATTGGGGTTGCGCGATCCCTATATTTGGTGTAGTTTTCTTCATTGTGGACTTATAAATATGTCATTGCCTTGAGAAAGTTTGAGTAGACCGAGGCAGGAATAGTATTGGCCGGCCCATGACTGTCTACGGTTAGATAACCTTTGTTGGGTTAaccatccccccccccccccaatcgcttgtttggtcgagaaattttttattgtgatcggAATATGAATGATATATCACGTGCTTTTATATAAgtgatggaaaattttaattttcaagttattaacttttaaacacacATATTCTATCATTTGTATGgtgacacatggtgtaccatctcgtgttctggtcacactaaaaaatctctctgtTTGGAGATGCTTCTAAAAGGAATAAAAGTGCATTAGGACTAGGTGATTCTTAAACAACTGCTCCAAAGCGACAATTGACGCGGGGTCATAGAAGAAGGGCTCAATCTGCCCCCTAGTGGTTATAGATGGGCTTAAACAACTACTCCGTACATTTGGAAGAGCATAGCTTTGACATATAATTGCTATAATTGGCCGAATCTTCTAGTCTATTTTAAGTCAGTCTAACTTAATTCTTGAAGTTAGTCAGGTCCGAAATAACCTAATGCAACAAACGTTCTCTAAAAAGGGGCAAGTGCCTGTCAAAAAGCCCTTCAAGTGTACTGTACCTATAACAAGGCCTGCTCAAAAGGACTGCCGATTCGTACTAATGTATGGCATCTTCAGTCCGATCAGATTCTGGTGAAATTCAAGGTTGTTGGGTCACTCTGTCTTCCCCTCAAACACACATTCTTCTTTTCAATATTCTATCATGTATGTGACTGACCACTTACTACTACTCGATCGTATGGTTCTGGTTCACATCTacgaaaaataaacaaacattggCACGGTTTGGGCTTGACGCTGAACTCGAATGTCCACAtaatttttcaagtttcaaatgGACCAACATCGCCCAACAAGTAAATTAATAAGCCTTGGCATGATTCTATCTGAGGTTTGTAAGCCTCAGATCTGCTTATATATTTTGTGTCCTACgtacctttttttatttatataattgTTTTGTCCCAATTGGAGGAGCCCCATTATTGCTTAACACGAAAACCAAAGACTTACATATACTCTAGTTAGAAGATGTATCTATGAGATAGAGGGTCATGACAAAAGACGTAGAGGAAAATCTAGGAAGACTTGAAaatttactttaagaaaaaaatatagagTACTTGGAGTTAACGGAAGACTTAACGTAAAACCGAGCACACTGACATTCAAATATTCATACAGCCGACTCCATTTAATGGAATAATGCTTGGTTGTTGTGTTGGAGGAGGCCACACCTTTGTCTTACTAGTAACTTTCTTTTACTACCCACAAACGATGGGACGCTGGTAATCTGCATGCATGGGAGCAAGGCGTGAATGCATGCACTCATAACATAAAGTGAGAcagaaaagcagaaagaaaaagctTAACAGCTGGGATTTGAATATTCAATTcaccagaaaataaaaaaagtaggGATGCGATTTCGATTTGTggtcataaaaaaataaagcttATTTAGTTTTAGGTAGGCTTTCTCTCGAACCAATGCCAATTGCCAAACACACAAACAAAATAGTGCGTCCTTTGCATTGCCAGTCGATCGACAAAGGCACAGAGGCacccaaagaaagaagaagacattCACTAGCTAGCAaagcaaaagaaacaaaaaatatatttaaaggaaaaggaaatggaGGAAATTAGTAGCTACAACTGGTACATCACCATTCATACCTCTTTGGCTTCTTCCTTCTCTACTTCCTCTTCTTGCCTGTTCCTAGATCTCTCCCTCATATCGATCCCCTTCACCAAGTCTTTTCATTGCATCTTATACTATGAATTGAATCTTACGGCTTAATTTCATTGTATTGCAAAATAGACTATATATACAAgatacaatccttgttctataaggaaaacaaaaaagacACACACCTAACCTTCCTAATAAAGGATTCTAAAATTTACAATATAATTACATGCCCTTTTTAAATACTACTCAcggcaacactccccctcaagttggagcatagatatcacacatgcccaacttgacaagtgaGTCACCAAAAGATCTACTACACACAGCATGAGTGAGGATATCCGCAAGTTGCTCTTCGGAGTTCACAAATGGTATTGAAACAATGTTCTTCTCCAACTTCTCCTTAATAAAATGACGATCAACCTCCACATGCTTTGTTCTGTCATGTTGTACCGGGTTCTCTGCAATCTCCCGTGCAGAtttattatcacaatacaaacTTGTCGCCTCCTTTACTTTGAAACCTAGACCATCAAGTAACTTACGTAACCAAAGGACTTCACATATTCCATGTGCCATTCCTCTGAATTCGGACTCAGCTGACGATCTTGACACCACGTTTTGCTTTTTGCTCCTCCAAGTAACCAGATTTCCACCAACAAACGTAAAGTATCCAGAAGTAGATCTTCTATCAGTTACatcacctgcccaatcagcatcagtaaATCCTTCAATCCTCAGATGACCGgaatttttatacaaaattcCTTTTCCTGGAGCCGACTTCAAATAAGCTAAAATCCGCATAACAGCTGCCATATGATCCACACTTGgcgagtgcataaactgactcacCACACTTACTGCATAGGCTATATCCGGACGGGTATGTGCTAAGTAAATTAGTCTTCCTACCAGTCTCTGATATCTGCCTTTATCCACTGGTTCTTGATCCGGATAAATTCCCAAGTAATGTTTCTCCACAATGGGAGTATCCACGGGTTTACACCCAAGCATCCCTGTTTCCTTCAATAAATCCAGAACATATTTCcgttgagacaagaaaatacctctGGACGAACGAGCAacttccacaccaaggaaataCTTCAAGTCACCTAAactcttcatctcaaactcggcAGAAAGGTTCTTCTCCAGTTTGACCATTTCATCTGAATCATCACCTGTTATTatcatatcatctacataaataaTTAAGGCTGTCACTTTACCACTTCTTCGTTTCACAAATAATGTATGATCCGAGTGACTTTGATAATACCCAATCCGCCTCATAACTTGGGTGAATCTACCAAACCACGCACGAGGTGATTGCTTAAGTCCGTAGAGTGACTTTCGTAACCTACATACTCCGGTTTTCCCTCCAGCATCGTACCCTGGAGGAAAATCCATGTATACCTCTTCTTCCAAGtgcccatgaagaaaagcatttttcacatcaaactgttttagtggccaattcaaatttgcagCTAAAGAAATCAGAACTCGTACTGTATTCATCTTCGCTACTGGAGAAAAAGTCTCCTGATAATCAACACCATAAGTTTGAGTATAACCTTTTGCTACTAACCTTGCTTTATATCTGTCTACTGATCCGTCTGCCTTGTATTTGATCGTAAAGACCCATCTACACCCAACTGGTTTCTTTCCTTTAGGTAGCTCCGTTACCTCCCATGTATCATTCTTATGTAGTGCCATCATTTCCTCATCCATTGCAGCAACCCATTTAGGATCCTTCAAGGCCTCTTCAACTCGGGTTGGTGCTTGGATTGCTTCCACATTGTATACCCAGGCTTGACGTTCTGGTGCAAGGTTTGAGCATGACACATAATTAGCTATTGGATACTTCAATTTTCCTTCAGGAGAAAACCTGTCAGGAGGAACACCACGATTTTGCCTTGGAGGCAACTTATATGTACTCATAACATTATCTGGATTAGTTACATGAGTATCAGTAGTACTTACCTCATGAATACTCAGAGAAGACATATTGGGTGGCACTATTGAGCTTAAGAGAGAGGGGGTTGCGGGTTCGGTAACTAATGGTTGCTGGAGCGGTGAAACTGGTTCGGCAGCTTCCTGTTGACACTCTCCATCACACTCGGCAGCATGTTGCCGAGAAGACTCAGCTGGTTCAGTGCTACTTGGCTGAATGATACTCACATTCTCGGCAGTGTCTTGTCGAGAGTCACTGTCTCCATTCTCGGCAGTGTCTTGCCGAGAGCTTTCACAACTTTTGTTGTCAATAAATACTCCCTCTGAGCTACATATTTCCAACCACCCAAGATCACCACTCGTATTCTCCCCCGGGTGATCGGAAGGTGATGGAGTCGAAGCATACAAGAACTCAGATTCGGAAAAGGTAACATCTATAGTTACATACATATGACGAGTTTCAAGGTGGTAGCACTTATACCCTTTCTGTTGAGgagcaaaacccagaaaaacacaCCGGTGAGCACATGGATCGAGCTTACTACgatgaatcttgtgaatatgaacataggctacacaccCAAATACACTACAACTGCGGCACAAACAAAGATACAATCCTCTTGCACGATAAGTAACCAATCAACTAGTTGATAACTCAATATCTCACGCTGCAACCTAAGGCAGCAGCAAAAAAACACACTCACAGGGTCAATTGCAGAACCACATCAATTGTACACGACTTTCCACACTGCAAAAAAACACAAGCAGCAGCAATTGCACTCAAATACTCCTTTAATTGCACTAAAACACAAGCAGCAGCAATTACAAGACTTTCCCTACTTTTAGATAAAATATTCCTTTAATTGCTTAAGCACAGCAAATACCTCATGGCCTTGCAATTGCACTCCACACACACGGTGCTGCTAAACACAAAGCAGCACGACACTGCACAATGCACACACGGCAAGACCACACACACGGGGATATTTCAGCACAACAATACACGGGCATCAGTCTAGGCTTGCTGCAGGGATGCGGCACAGACCACAGACTGCCggaccttttttttcctttttttttgatTTCACGGTAGCAGCGGCACGGTGGGAGTTCTAGGGTTACAGTTGGCTCTGATGCCAAATTGAATCTTACGGCTTAATTTCATTGTATTGCAAAATAGACTATATATACAAgatacaatccttgttctataaggaaaacaaaaaagacACACACCTAACCTTCCTAATAAAGGATTCTAAAATTTACAATATAATTACATGCCCTTTTTAAATACTACTCACGGCAACACTATGTGctatgatatatttatatatgtgtgtgtgtatctaaTCCCAGCAATGGTTCTTGCTTTGTCCTTTTATCTGCATCTAAACacctctttttatttattaatcttATTAATATACAGCTATATGAATTCAAGGATTTCAATGACTCCTTCCTTCATAAACAAGAATTAAGCATCCTATGTACATTCATGTCAATCGCAATTTGACATACATTCTGCGCACACATTTTCttcttgtgtttttttattatttctgcATAATGTTAAACTCTGAAACAAGAACCGAGAAATTACTTTGTCGTTGTTCCTGAGGACAAGCCAACTGGTGTATTTTCTATAGCTTGCTAGCTGCCCAAGATGCTTATATAGATCGTACTGTTAAGTTGTTAACCATGGTACAAGCGTGACCAAGGACTCCAATATGGTAAGCAAAACACAATGTGAAAACTTACTTTTTTGACAAATTGACATTCTAATCTACTTGGATTTATAGGGAGAGGGTTCAAACTTGGATGCAAGCAGCAAACGCGCTCCGACTTTATTCATACTTGCACTGCTAAATCTTTATATGAGCTTTTTGaatcactaaaaagaatatTTGAATCGTGTGACTAGTTATGTCTATATTTATTATTAACAACTCATCACAtattataacttatataaataaTTTGGATGGACAACATGTCTATATTTCAGGAtgtaatattattaaattatacATGTGTTATAATATGGTGACGGTATGCTGCTCAAACTAATATAAGTCAAATCTAATCAAGGAGATCAGTTCAAATAGAAAATTGCCCTAAATACCATAATTGCAAACTTGAAATAGGCACCATTAATTTGACACAGAATTCGAAATTGGAATGtgcaaataattaaaaagatgtAGAAGAGTCTATCCGACGAGCCCGTGACAAGAATATGGACCCTGTTCCTGTTGCATGAGTCGTGAGCATGCATGCTTTACATTGAGGGATAAGTCAATGTGTATACGTCAAATCATACGACTAGTTGTTTGCCTTTATACGTCCTCACTTCCGGAATCTCTTTACGGATCTCTTCTATCCAAACTTATGAATCAAgtgaaatttaattcaatgattaaaaataaatgctctttttaaaaattataataattttaattgttgaattaaattttaaggATCTGAATCACTTAATCTATGagatttaatgaaaaagatCCGAAGAAAATCTCTTTTACCCTACTACCCACTAATTACCATTTCTAGACCCATCTAAACCCCAATGCGAAAGGAAAGATGATTAATTAGAATAATCAATAATATTACGGTTTTTAGGGACAAAGCAAACAAGTCATCACGAATGCTCCATTTTTGGAAGCTTCCCAAAAGCTCCGTCTTAATTTTATGTGGGTCTGCTTCTCTGCTGCTATCCTTATAAATGAGAGGCTCAAGTTCAGTAATCTGCATTTCATACGGATTTCTATCTATCTATATAGATGAGACGGATTTGTGACACTATttgtttatataatttttacaTATGTTTTTGTGAGATCCACTTCATAATGTAATCGAATGATTTAAACCGTCTATCTTCTAGGCCttctttaaaatattatatctataaaaaaaaaacccaaatctaAAACCAAATGATCATTGGATTAAAGGTTTAGAGTTTCTTTGTAGAACTGTTTGCGTCCATTTTCTTCGCaacaaatgaatgtcttagtgattttggatttgttttgttttgttttttgtttttttttgttttttgcagGAATGATCTAAGAATGATGTTCTAAAAAATAGAAGATTTGAat
Encoded proteins:
- the LOC126586732 gene encoding uncharacterized protein LOC126586732; the protein is MASLHPSELDSAATDSVASTPRSDHPSHDLNSRVRFMCSFGGKILPRPHDNQLRYVGGDTRIVAVHRTTSFSALLSKLSKLSGLSNVTVKYQLPNEDLDSLISVTTDEDVDNMMEEYDRIAQNQNPKSARLRLFLFPKGGDDSINSRSSSISSLLDGSAKREHWFLDALNSGASNSAMLERGRSEASSIVSEVPDYLFGLDNSDDTHSRCGDFKPKARPVLNDNVSVSDPGSPAPITSSPFCSTSSVPSVPSMPSLPPVKTRPDSNKVMETKENQSEVFTETVELPVSQATGFAGNPGVQYMPDPNYQGHMVRSLPVYYYPGQVPPTNVQVQPVPIRSQYVHQQYHQVASQIPVGYHNPIPGMGQVYGGGLRPVVAMDPYDVSARVVSDGGSQQQQLQQQVYYGVRNGAVLSPYNPGMVVQSGEEWQGPGPDKNTGRAPNSSS